From the Anolis sagrei isolate rAnoSag1 chromosome 12, rAnoSag1.mat, whole genome shotgun sequence genome, one window contains:
- the LOC132764302 gene encoding calmodulin-1 isoform X2, with the protein MRSLGQNPTEAELQDMINEVDADGNGTIDFPEFLTMMARKMKDTDSEEEIREAFRVFDKDGNGYISAAELRHVMTNLGEKLTDEEVDEMIREADIDGDGQVNYEEFVQMMTAK; encoded by the exons ATGCGCTCTCTGGGCCAGAACCCCACCGAAGCTGAACTGCAAGACATGATCAACGAGGTGGACGCTGATG GAAATGGCACCATCGACTTCCCCGAATTCCTCACCATGATGGCCCGGAAGATGAAGGATACCGACAGCGAGGAGGAAATCCGTGAGGCCTTTCGTGTGTTTGACAAG GATGGCAATGGGTACATTAGTGCTGCAGAGCTACGCCACGTCATGACTAACCTGGGCGAGAAGCTAACGGACGAGGAGGTTGATGAGATGATCAGAGAAGCCGACATCGATGGGGACGGACAAGTCAATTACGAAG AGTTTGTACAGATGATGACTGCCAAATGA
- the LOC132764302 gene encoding calmodulin-1 isoform X1, which produces MADQLTEEQIAEFKEAFSLFDKDGDGTITTKELGTVMRSLGQNPTEAELQDMINEVDADGNGTIDFPEFLTMMARKMKDTDSEEEIREAFRVFDKDGNGYISAAELRHVMTNLGEKLTDEEVDEMIREADIDGDGQVNYEEFVQMMTAK; this is translated from the exons ATG GCTGACCAGCTGACAGAGGAACAGATTGCAG AGTTCAAGGAGGCCTTCTCCCTCTTCGACAAGGATGGCGACGGCACCATCACCACCAAGGAGCTGGGCACCGTGATGCGCTCTCTGGGCCAGAACCCCACCGAAGCTGAACTGCAAGACATGATCAACGAGGTGGACGCTGATG GAAATGGCACCATCGACTTCCCCGAATTCCTCACCATGATGGCCCGGAAGATGAAGGATACCGACAGCGAGGAGGAAATCCGTGAGGCCTTTCGTGTGTTTGACAAG GATGGCAATGGGTACATTAGTGCTGCAGAGCTACGCCACGTCATGACTAACCTGGGCGAGAAGCTAACGGACGAGGAGGTTGATGAGATGATCAGAGAAGCCGACATCGATGGGGACGGACAAGTCAATTACGAAG AGTTTGTACAGATGATGACTGCCAAATGA